In Solanum pennellii chromosome 3, SPENNV200, a single window of DNA contains:
- the LOC107012352 gene encoding formin-like protein 20: MADDGEDMTPFWLQNTTNLRRTERLRHRVSSLFFNAGLLLIILLLVTAIFFAVFVVPSTLSMFKPTNVKKSWDSVNVVLVLVAVIFGFLSRNNNEDKNLNQYQQTASPINRNQVQKSNPSTPNSRWFSEIRNPNPITPRTWFDNGDRGYFSNNGGGGGGLRRSFSSYPDLCEVSPRWITAEDHWRFYDDTHVDSYRFSDPGQLNRRRSWREVDRSPEPETKTIYEDPLRSHNVPTFTPLATIPPPLSPPSPPLAPPAPAPVYEEKVIRASHSVPRKKERASKKRENHEREATKIIMAPATLPPPPPPPPPPPPLPQYVEPRSSKSDRKRGGASATKEFINSLYHKKKRKNRSKSVDNFDALLYKSEPPPLHYQRPASSTPPPPPPPPPPPPSSLFQNLFTSKKARRKRNAPPPPPPPPPPVKAVPVRISRPNTPFTRTPAPKPVKIRSFDSVEENPNSGGESPLIPIPPPPPPPPFFRKHAWKFVVQGDYLRIDSTLSSRSGSPELEDIDSAENTPMAEDASAGERIAFAPSPLFCPSPDVNTKAENFISKFRAGLKLEKINSFNKNDLGRSLSNLGPGVGHS; encoded by the coding sequence ATGGCAGATGATGGGGAAGATATGACCCCATTTTGGCTACAAAACACCACCAATCTCCGCCGTACTGAGAGGCTACGCCACCGGGTGTCGTCTCTCTTCTTTAACGCCGGACTATTGCTCATTATTCTGTTGTTGGTGACGGCGATTTTCTTTGCAGTTTTTGTAGTTCCTTCAACACTATCTATGTTTAAACCAACCAATGTAAAGAAAAGCTGGGATTCTGTTAATGTAGTGTTGGTTCTAGTTGCTGTGATTTTTGGTTTTCTCAGCAGAAACAACAATGAAGATAAAAATCTCAATCAATATCAACAAACAGCTTCTCCGATTAACAGAAATCAAGTTCAGAAATCGAATCCATCAACACCAAATAGTAGATGGTTTAGTGAAATTCGAAATCCGAATCCAATAACGCCACGAACATGGTTCGATAATGGAGACCGGGGTTATTTTAGCAATAATGGTGGTGGAGGCGGTGGATTGAGGAGGAGTTTTAGTTCGTATCCTGATCTTTGTGAAGTATCGCCGCGGTGGATCACGGCGGAAGATCATTGGCGATTTTATGATGATACTCATGTGGATAGTTATAGATTTTCCGATCCCGGTCAGCTAAATCGCCGTCGTAGCTGGAGAGAAGTTGATCGCTCTCCGGAACCTGAAACTAAAACTATTTATGAAGACCCTTTGAGATCTCATAATGTTCCTACCTTTACTCCACTAGCTACAATTCCACCGCCGCTCTCACCGCCGTCTCCGCCTTTAGCGCCGCCAGCTCCGGCACCGGTCTATGAGGAGAAAGTGATAAGAGCATCTCATAGTGTTCCGCGTAAGAAGGAGAGAGCAAGTAAAAAGAGGGAAAATCATGAGCGAGAAGCCACTAAAATTATTATGGCACCGGCGACGCTTCCTCCTCCACCACCACCTCCGCCACCGCCGCCTCCATTACCACAATATGTGGAGCCGAGGAGCAGTAAAAGTGATCGGAAAAGAGGTGGTGCAAGTGCGACGAAGGAGTTTATAAACTCTTTATATcacaaaaagaagagaaagaacaGATCAAAAAGTGTTGATAATTTTGATGCTCTTCTCTACAAATCAGAACCACCTCCTCTCCATTACCAACGGCCGGCATCCTCCactccaccaccaccacctcctCCGCCACCGCCACCGCCTTCTTCTCTGTTTCAAAACTTATTCACATCCAAAAAGGCCAGACGAAAGAGAAATGCACCTCCACCACCGCCACCACCTCCTCCGCCAGTCAAGGCAGTACCGGTCAGGATATCAAGACCAAATACCCCTTTCACCAGAACTCCAGCACCAAAGCCAGTGAAAATAAGAAGCTTCGACAGTGTCGAAGAAAACCCAAACAGCGGAGGAGAATCGCCGTTGATACCAATTccaccaccacctccaccacCCCCATTCTTCAGAAAACACGCCTGGAAATTCGTAGTACAAGGCGACTACTTGAGAATAGACAGCACCCTCAGCTCACGTTCTGGGTCTCCTGAACTTGAAGATATAGATTCAGCCGAAAACACCCCGATGGCAGAAGACGCCAGCGCTGGTGAACGGATAGCGTTTGCTCCGTCACCATTGTTTTGTCCAAGCCCAGATGTAAACACAAAAGCTGAAAACTTCATATCAAAATTTAGAGCTGGATTAAAGCTAGAAAAAATCAATTCCTTCAACAAAAATGATTTAGGACGAAGCTTATCAAATCTCGGCCCAGGAGTAGGCCACAGTTAG
- the LOC107014408 gene encoding putative lipid-transfer protein DIR1 translates to MEHYNFAQKIMTLALFAILLSSVNIEVVRAQGICNVSGEGLMSCRPSITPPYPTAPTAQCCNALSHADMACLCSYKNSQLLPSLGIDPNLAIQLPQKCRLPNPPRC, encoded by the coding sequence ATGGAGCATTATAACTTTGCCCAAAAAATCATGACATTGGCTTTGTTTGCCATACTGTTAAGTAGTGTTAATATAGAGGTGGTGCGGGCACAAGGAATATGCAATGTGTCTGGTGAAGGATTAATGTCATGCAGACCATCAATCACACCACCTTATCCGACAGCACCTACAGCTCAGTGCTGTAACGCGCTGTCTCATGCAGACATGGCCTGCCTTTGCTCTTACAAAAATTCCCAGTTATTGCCTTCTCTTGGAATCGATCCTAACCTCGCAATTCAGCTCCCTCAGAAATGCAGACTACCTAATCCTCCCCGTTGCTAA
- the LOC107014407 gene encoding threonine synthase, chloroplastic produces MAASCMLRSSFLSPGLPQLHHQSTSKPNNGIHFFTPIKATATNDAISQQKHRRPADENIREEARRHCSSHNFSARYVPFNAGPTSDEWYSLDEIVYRSRSGGLLDVQHDMDALKKFDGQYWRSLFDSRVGKTTWPYGSGVWSKKEWVLPEIDSDDIVSAFEGNSNLFWAERFGKQFLGMTDLWVKHCGISHTGSFKDLGMTVLVSQVNRLRKMHKPVVGVGCASTGDTSAALSAYCASAGIPSIVFLPANKISMAQLVQPIANGAFVLSIDTDFDGCMQLIREVTAELPIYLANSLNSLRLEGQKTAAIEILQQFDWEVPEWVIVPGGNLGNIYAFYKGFQMCKELGLVDRIPRLVCAQAANANPLYLHYKSGWKDFKPVKANTTFASAIQIGDPVSIDRAVFALQNCNGIVEEATEEELMDAMAQADSTGMFICPHTGVALTALFKLRNSGVIAPTDRTVVVSTAHGLKFTQSKIDYHSKEIKDMECRFSNPPVEVKADFGSVMDVLKSYLLSQNSKL; encoded by the coding sequence ATGGCGGCTTCTTGCATGCTTAGATCCTCTTTCCTCTCTCCTGGTCTTCCTCAACTTCATCATCAATCAACTTCAAAACCCAATAATGGTATTCATTTCTTCACTCCGATTAAAGCTACAGCCACAAACGATGCGATTTCTCAACAGAAGCACCGCCGTCCTGCGGACGAGAACATCCGTGAAGAAGCGCGCCGTCACTGCTCATCTCATAATTTTTCAGCCAGGTATGTTCCTTTTAATGCTGGTCCTACTTCTGATGAATGGTATTCTCTAGATGAGATTGTTTATCGGAGTCGGTCTGGTGGATTACTTGATGTTCAGCATGATATGGATGCCTTAAAGAAGTTCGATGGTCAGTATTGGCGATCCTTGTTTGATTCTCGTGTTGGTAAGACTACTTGGCCTTATGGGTCCGGTGTTTGGTCTAAGAAGGAATGGGTTCTGCCTGAAATTGATAGCGATGATATTGTTAGTGCTTTTGAAGGGAACTCGAATCTGTTTTGGGCTGAGCGTTTTGGCAAACAGTTTCTAGGCATGACTGATTTGTGGGTCAAACACTGTGGGATTAGCCATACTGGTAGTTTTAAGGATCTTGGGATGACTGTTTTGGTGAGTCAAGTTAATCGGTTGCGGAAAATGCATAAACCAGTCGTCGGTGTGGGGTGTGCTTCTACTGGAGACACATCTGCGGCCCTGTCGGCTTACTGTGCATCTGCAGGCATTCCGTCAATTGTATTTCTACCTGCGAATAAGATTTCTATGGCGCAACTGGTTCAACCTATTGCAAATGGGGCTTTCGTGTTGAGTATTGACACTGATTTTGATGGTTGTATGCAGTTGATTCGTGAAGTTACTGCTGAGTTGCCTATTTACTTGGCAAATTCGTTGAATAGTTTGAGGTTGGAAGGGCAAAAGACGGCAGCAATCGAGATTTTGCAGCAGTTTGATTGGGAAGTTCCGGAGTGGGTGATAGTTCCTGGTGGGAACTTAGGCAACATATATGCATTTTATAAAGGTTTTCAGATGTGCAAAGAGTTGGGACTTGTGGATCGCATCCCTAGGCTTGTTTGTGCTCAAGCTGCCAACGCTAATCCGCTCTACTTGCATTACAAATCTGGTTGGAAAGACTTCAAACCTGTGAAGGCGAACACAACATTTGCATCTGCTATACAGATTGGTGACCCAGTGTCTATAGACAGAGCTGTTTTTGCCCTGCAGAACTGCAACGGGATAGTGGAGGAGGCAACCGAGGAGGAGTTGATGGATGCTATGGCTCAGGCAGACTCGACTGGGATGTTCATTTGCCCGCATACTGGTGTGGCATTGACTGCGCTGTTCAAGCTGAGAAACAGTGGAGTCATTGCACCAACTGATAGGACTGTGGTTGTGAGTACAGCTCATGGATTGAAGTTTACTCAATCCAAGATTGATTACCActcaaaggaaataaaagacatgGAATGTCGGTTTTCTAACCCACCTGTGGAAGTGAAAGCAGATTTTGGATCAGTTATGGATGTTCTGAAGAGCTATTTGTTGAGCCAAAATTCCAAGCTATGA
- the LOC107015316 gene encoding solute carrier family 25 member 44 yields the protein MSLGVAEEESGKEIQLPADVDWQMLDKSKFFFLGAALFSGVSAVLYPVVVLKTRQQVAQAHLSCFKTALSVVRLEGIRGLYRGFGTSLMGTIPARALYMTALEVTKSSVGTATVRLGIPEPTATALASAAAGLSAAVAAQLVWTPVDVVSQRLMVQRVCAAPASCKYLNGIDAFRQILKTDGPKGLYRGFGFSILTYAPSNALWWTSYTITQRLVWSGYGCYFSKNGDDRIEDNIKSTLKPDSKTVMMVQGVSAAMAGGVSALITTPLDTIKTRLQVLDGDENGRRGPTVAQTVRNLVKEGGWMACYRGLGPRWASMSMSATTMITTYEFLKRLSTKNQENWA from the coding sequence ATGAGTTTAGGTGTAGCGGAGGAGGAATCGGGTAAGGAAATCCAGTTGCCGGCGGATGTAGACTGGCAAATGCTGGACAAATCTAAGTTTTTCTTCCTCGGCGCCGCCTTATTTTCAGGTGTTTCAGCTGTGCTTTATCCTGTTGTGGTGTTGAAGACTCGACAACAGGTAGCCCAAGCTCATCTTTCCTGTTTTAAAACTGCCTTATCCGTTGTTAGGCTTGAAGGAATTCGTGGATTGTATCGGGGGTTTGGGACTTCGTTGATGGGTACAATTCCTGCTAGGGCACTTTATATGACTGCTCTTGAGGTTACCAAGAGTAGTGTTGGTACGGCCACGGTTAGGCTCGGCATTCCTGAGCCAACTGCGACTGCGTTAGCCAGTGCTGCTGCTGGGTTGAGCGCAGCTGTGGCCGCACAACTGGTTTGGACTCCGGTGGATGTGGTCAGCCAGCGGCTCATGGTGCAGCGTGTTTGTGCTGCACCAGCATCCTGTAAATATCTCAATGGGATTGATGCTTTTCGACAAATCCTCAAGACAGATGGACCTAAGGGACTCTACagaggttttgggttttcaATTTTGACATATGCCCCATCCAATGCACTGTGGTGGACATCCTACACCATCACTCAGCGGCTTGTCTGGAGTGGGTATGGATGTTACTTCAGCAAGAATGGTGATGACAGAATTGAGGATAACATCAAAAGTACTCTGAAGCCTGATTCGAAGACTGTTATGATGGTTCAGGGAGTGAGTGCAGCCATGGCCGGAGGTGTTTCAGCTCTGATTACAACACCATTAGACACAATCAAGACAAGATTGCAGGTCCTGGATGGCGATGAGAATGGACGGAGAGGGCCAACAGTAGCTCAGACGGTAAGAAATTTAGTAAAGGAAGGTGGGTGGATGGCTTGTTACAGAGGATTAGGCCCTCGATGGGCTTCAATGTCCATGTCTGCAACCACAATGATCACTACTTATGAATTCCTCAAACGCCTCTCCACAAAGAATCAAGAAAATTGGGCATAG
- the LOC107012489 gene encoding PHD finger protein ALFIN-LIKE 4-like produces MEFGAKGQKKPKPIDVFKNVKGRYTGLIKALTTDVDEFYKQCDPEKENLSLYGLPNERWEVNLPAEDSPPGLPEPVLGINFAREGMEQKEWLSFVAYHSDSWLLAIAFYAGARCGFGKAERKKLFDMINDLPSIHEVVIGVPKTQQKEKPTVPNQSKNKSKPNASKRAVEPQDMFTKMQQKYEEEEDDDDDDEAGEEDEDEWGIEMDVEEEEGETLCGICEGKYAKDEFWICCDHCETWFHGQCVKITAATAEYMKQYKCPPCSSKRARTHFTEY; encoded by the exons atggAATTTGGAGCAAAAGGACAGAAGAAGCCAAAACCCATTGATGTCTTCAAGAATGTCAAGGGCAGATATACTGGTCTTATTAAAGCTCTCACAACAg ATGTGGATGAATTTTATAAGCAGTGTGATCCTG AAAAGGAGAACTTAAGCTTGTATGGACTCCCAAATGAGCGATGGGAGGTCAATCTGCCTGCTGAAGATTCACCACCAGGCCTTCCAGAGCCTGTTCTTGGTATCAACTTTGCTAGAGAGGGAATGGAACAAAAGGAGTGGCTTTCTTTTGTTGCCTATCACAGTGATTCTTGGTTGCTTGCTATTGCCTTCTACGCTGGTGCTAGATGTGGATTTGGTAAAGCCGAGAG GAAGAAGCTCTTTGACATGATAAATGATTTACCTTCAATACATGAAGTAGTGATTGGTGTTCCAAAGAcgcaacaaaaagaaaaacctacAGTCCCTAATCAAAGTAAAAACAAATCCAAGCCAAACGCCAGTAAG AGGGCAGTGGAGCCTCAGGATATGTTTACGAAGATGCAgcaaaaatatgaagaagaagaagatgatgatgatgatgatgaagcaGGAGAAGAAGATGAGGATGAATGGGGTATTGAGATGGATGTTGAAGAGGAGGAAGGTGAGACTCTGTGCGGCATATGTGAGGGGAAGTATGCGAAGGatgaattttggatatgttgCGATCATTGTGAAACATGGTTCCACGGCCAGTGTGTTAAGATCACCGCTGCCACAGCTGAGTACATGAAGCAATACAAGTGCCCGCCTTGCAGCAGCAAAAGAGCCCGAACTCACTTTACAGAATACTGA
- the LOC107012487 gene encoding nuclear transcription factor Y subunit A-3 isoform X2, whose translation MQQMSTFPGPQNTKELNHHFQDQDSSSTQSTSQSCPEAPNERETKIHGSVRSSGKSDDSQSVSSQEHGWTFDTYQKNFAVVPFPHPDPYYHDLVAAYGNQTMVQSQMLGMVAPRVPLPLDLKQDEPIFVNAKQYQAILRRRQYRARLEAQNKLSKGRKPYLHESRHRHALNRARGPGGRFVNMKKPGESKSPDLINGQDNQIPDELQLNTKMLERGVHQSGSHSTPFYSGITSGSKGDAIYHHQLFNYSAFSAHNVGASQLDKEKKDNMSNPCLSSF comes from the exons ATGCAACAAATGTCTACATTTCCTGGTCCTCAGAATACCAAGGAACTGAATCACCATTTTCAAGATCAGGATTCCTCGTCTACTCAATCAACGAGTCAATCATGTCCTGAAGCTCCTAATGAACGAGAAACAAAAATCCATG GCAGTGTTAGAAGTAGTGGGAAGTCCGATGATTCCCAAAGTGTGTCAAGTCAGGAGCATGGTTGGACTTTCGATACGtatcagaaaaatttt GCTGTTGTTCCTTTTCCTCACCCGGATCCTTACTATCACGATCTAGTTGCTGCCTATGGAAATCAAACCATG GTTCAATCCCAAATGTTAGGCATGGTTGCTCCTCGGGTGCCACTTCCACTTGACCTTAAGCAAGATGAGCCTATATTTGTCAATGCTAAACAATATCAGGCTATCCTCAGGCGTAGACAATACCGTGCTAGGCTGGAggctcaaaataaactctctaaAGGACGGAAG CCATATCTCCATGAGTCCCGGCACCGGCATGCATTGAATAGGGCTAGGGGACCTGGTGGGCGCTTTGTCAACATGAAGAAGCCTGGAGAGTCCAAATCCCCCGATTTGATCAATGGTCAAGACAATCAGATACCTGATGAGCTGCAACTCAACACAAAAATGTTGGAGCGCGGTGTTCATCAATCCGGTAGCCACTCCACACCGTTCTACTCTGGAATCACTAGTGGCTCGAAAGGTGATGCTATTTATCATCACCAGCTATTTAACTACTCCGCCTTCTCCGCACATAACGTAGGGGCCTCACAGCTGGACAAAGAGAAGAAAGATAACATGAGCAATCCATGTTTATCATCTTTTTGA
- the LOC107012487 gene encoding nuclear transcription factor Y subunit A-4 isoform X1: MQQMSTFPGPQNTKELNHHFQDQDSSSTQSTSQSCPEAPNERETKIHGKNNISLRAGSVRSSGKSDDSQSVSSQEHGWTFDTYQKNFAVVPFPHPDPYYHDLVAAYGNQTMVQSQMLGMVAPRVPLPLDLKQDEPIFVNAKQYQAILRRRQYRARLEAQNKLSKGRKPYLHESRHRHALNRARGPGGRFVNMKKPGESKSPDLINGQDNQIPDELQLNTKMLERGVHQSGSHSTPFYSGITSGSKGDAIYHHQLFNYSAFSAHNVGASQLDKEKKDNMSNPCLSSF; encoded by the exons ATGCAACAAATGTCTACATTTCCTGGTCCTCAGAATACCAAGGAACTGAATCACCATTTTCAAGATCAGGATTCCTCGTCTACTCAATCAACGAGTCAATCATGTCCTGAAGCTCCTAATGAACGAGAAACAAAAATCCATGGTAAAAACAATATTTCTTTGCGAGCAG GCAGTGTTAGAAGTAGTGGGAAGTCCGATGATTCCCAAAGTGTGTCAAGTCAGGAGCATGGTTGGACTTTCGATACGtatcagaaaaatttt GCTGTTGTTCCTTTTCCTCACCCGGATCCTTACTATCACGATCTAGTTGCTGCCTATGGAAATCAAACCATG GTTCAATCCCAAATGTTAGGCATGGTTGCTCCTCGGGTGCCACTTCCACTTGACCTTAAGCAAGATGAGCCTATATTTGTCAATGCTAAACAATATCAGGCTATCCTCAGGCGTAGACAATACCGTGCTAGGCTGGAggctcaaaataaactctctaaAGGACGGAAG CCATATCTCCATGAGTCCCGGCACCGGCATGCATTGAATAGGGCTAGGGGACCTGGTGGGCGCTTTGTCAACATGAAGAAGCCTGGAGAGTCCAAATCCCCCGATTTGATCAATGGTCAAGACAATCAGATACCTGATGAGCTGCAACTCAACACAAAAATGTTGGAGCGCGGTGTTCATCAATCCGGTAGCCACTCCACACCGTTCTACTCTGGAATCACTAGTGGCTCGAAAGGTGATGCTATTTATCATCACCAGCTATTTAACTACTCCGCCTTCTCCGCACATAACGTAGGGGCCTCACAGCTGGACAAAGAGAAGAAAGATAACATGAGCAATCCATGTTTATCATCTTTTTGA
- the LOC107014824 gene encoding polyadenylate-binding protein-interacting protein 4-like — protein sequence MQQAVQSRSFANGFGSRKGEKELGTRLESKMQSTKTTSSKSTAVGKGGSYESPSHDRLVYFSTCLLGHQVEVQTTDGSVFSGIFHATNADKDFGIILKLAHLIKDGSQESKNTPESLVKPPSKTLIIPGKELVQVLAKGVPASLDVFRAELLREKQLELLTDSCISQSRHGEVERQLERWVPDDDALECPELDNIFDGHWNRGWDQFQANETLFGVKSTFNEELYTTKLDKGPQMRELEKEALRIAREIEGEETRDLHLAEERGIQLHGSLEIDEETRFSAVVRGVDDSGYGDCEDILLDSRNDETFQCISSSSMGKSFTGMSVGEVVDGVEFSSRSSSLDELQLSQLSTSRDVYQTYYDDHSKQSSAKHVPQSASKMDESRGHKITFNEHDGASCNEEETRMQMLAEGAHTSIPEDSKSSLRVKMETLDKGVSSMDASALAPLPEFQEKITGSFSEKGAVGSSKSRDNTRSVNSCVRPSSSALSSIDRAGAASSNGLSRSSSVSSLSSEKSTKSTLNPHAKEFKFNPSAKSFVPSQATLRPTSPVSDNSFYYPAGMAAMPHMHGMSMGLGVGPSFAGHQSVVYNPQGTPAPQPYFHPNGPQYGQQMMIGHPRQVVYMPTYPPESPYKGRGEY from the exons ATGCAGCAAGCTgttcagtcaaggtcctttgccAATGGATTTGGCAGTCGCAAAGGCGAAAAAGAATTGGGGACAAGGTTGGAGAGTAAAATGCAGTCTACAAAAACGACTTCCAGCAAGTCGACAGCTGTAG GTAAAGGGGGATCATATGAAAGTCCTTCACATGATCGACTAGTTTATTTTAGTACATGTCTTCTTGGACATCAAGTGGAAGTACAAACAACGGATGGATCTGTGTTTTCAGGGATATTTCATGCAACAAATGCTGACAAAGATTTTG GTATTATTCTGAAACTGGCCCACTTGATAAAAGATGGTTCCCAGGAGAGTAAGAATACTCCTGAATCTCTGGTCAAACCTCCAAGTAAGACTTTGATTATACCGGGTAAAGAGCTTGTGCAAGTTTTAGCAAAG GGTGTTCCTGCCTCTTTAGATGTCTTCAGAGCTGAATTGCTGCGGGAAAAACAGCTGGAACTGTTGACAGATTCCTGCATATCACAGTCCCGGCATGGTGAGGTAGAGCGGCAGTTGGAACGTTGGGTGCCTGATGATGATGCTCTTGAATGTCCTGAGTTGGATAACATATTTGACGGCCACTGGAACAG GGGCTGGGATCAATTTCAGGCCAATGAAACACTATTTGGAGTAAAAAGCACATTCAACGAGGAACTTTATACTACAAAGCTTGACAAAGGTCCTCAAATGAGGGAGTTGGAAAAAGAAGCTTTAAGAATAGCTAGGGAAATCGAGGGTGAGGAAACACGTGATCTTCATCTAGCAGAG GAGAGAGGAATTCAACTTCATGGGAGCCtcgaaattgatgaagaaaccaGATTTTCAGCAGTTGTTAGAGGGGTTGATGATAGTGGATATGGTGATTGTGAGGACATACTGTTGGATTCACGTAATGATGAAACATTTCAATGTATCTCTAGTTCTTCTATGGGGAAGTCATTCACTGGTATGAGTGTTGGGGAAGTTGTTGACGGTGTGGAATTCTCATCAAGATCTTCCTCTTTG GATGAATTGCAATTATCTCAGTTGAGTACCAGCAGGGATGTCTATCAGACTTACTATGATGATCATAGCAAACAGTCATCAGCTAAACATGTTCCTCAAAGTGCCTCGAAGATGGATGAGAGCAG GGGGCACAAGATCACGTTCAATGAACATGATGGAGCTAGTTGCAATGAAGAGGAGACGAGAATGCAAATG TTAGCTGAAGGGGCGCATACATCGATACCTGAAG ATTCAAAGTCATCACTAAGAGTGAAAATGGAAACCTTGGATAAGGGTGTGTCATCTATGGATGCCTCTGCATTGGCCCCCCTTCCTGAATTCCAGGAAAAGATCACAGGTTCTTTTAGTGAAAAGGGGGCTGTTGGGTCTTCCAAGAGTCGAGACAACACCCGATCTGTTAATTCTTGTGTCAGACCTAGCAGTTCTGCTTTATCCTCTATTGATAGAGCAGGTGCTGCATCTAGCAATGGATTATCACGTAGCTCTTCCGTGAGTTCATTATCTTCAGAAAAATCCACGAAGTCCACATTAAATCCACATGCTAAG gaatttaaatttaatcccAGTGCGAAGAGCTTTGTCCCATCTCAAGCGACTTTGAGGCCGACATCTCCAGTGTCTGATAATTCCTTCTACTATCCAGCTGGGATGGCTGCTATGCCACACATGCATGGCATGTCTATGGGCTTAGGG GTTGGTCCATCGTTTGCTGGACATCAGTCTGTTGTATATAATCCACAGGGTACCCCTGCGCCACAGCCATATTTTCATCCAAATGGACCTCAG TATGGACAGCAGATGATGATTGGTCACCCTCGGCAAGTTGTCTACATGCCAACTTATCCCCCT GAGTCGCCGTACAAGGGAAGGGGAGAGTATTGA